The DNA region GATGATGTGCCCGTTGCAGTAGTATATAAGGCTACTTGGGAAGATGAAAAGATAATATTAGGTACTCTAAAGGACATAGAAGAAAAAGTAGAAAATGAGGGAATTAATAAAATGGCTCAAATTTTAGTAGGAGATTTTATTGATAGTAATTATTCAAGATCAAAGCTATATGACCCAACATTCTCTCATGAATATAGGAGTGCTTCTAAATGAAAATAGCATGCTTTTCTTTTACCGAGGAAGGAAAAGCATTGGGAGATAAAATAGTTTGTCTTAGTAATAAAGAACAAAGTAAATATATAGTCCAACATTTTACTAACTCTCAAATTGAAGGTGGATTAAGAAATTTACTGGGTAATGCTTGGGAAGAATATGATGGTTTAATTTTCATTTCGGCCACAGGAATAGCAGTAAGGATGATTACGCCTTATATAAAGGATAAAACATTAGACCCAGCAGTAGTTGTGGTTGACGATTTAGGCAGGTTTTCTATATCCCTAATATCAGGACATTTAGGAGGAGCCAATGAATTAGCACAGTGGGTAGCCTATAAAATACAGGGAACCCCAGTTATAACAACAGCCTCAGATAATAGAGGAATAGAATCTATAGATATATTTGCAAAGAAAAACTATTATTACATGGAAGACATGGAATCCATAAAAGAAATAACTGCTATGATGATAAAGGGAAAAACCATCGGATTTTATTCGGAAATGGATAGTGTAATAAACT from Alkaliphilus flagellatus includes:
- the cbiG gene encoding cobalt-precorrin 5A hydrolase, with the protein product MKIACFSFTEEGKALGDKIVCLSNKEQSKYIVQHFTNSQIEGGLRNLLGNAWEEYDGLIFISATGIAVRMITPYIKDKTLDPAVVVVDDLGRFSISLISGHLGGANELAQWVAYKIQGTPVITTASDNRGIESIDIFAKKNYYYMEDMESIKEITAMMIKGKTIGFYSEMDSVINYNNLLIIEDLENINIEVDGIIIVTSSKIDNLHIPYTILRPKNINIGIGCRKDVEGERIIEAVKETLNINKFSEKSIKNIGTVEVKKNEAGILDTAQYFNSPLKIFTIEEIKSVEDKFNKSQFVKDTIGVYSVSEPCAFLLGGEMVSKKSKYNGITISITKEKGNG